Proteins encoded in a region of the Zea mays cultivar B73 chromosome 4, Zm-B73-REFERENCE-NAM-5.0, whole genome shotgun sequence genome:
- the LOC100276322 gene encoding uncharacterized protein LOC100276322: MAENTHGSGRHVLGDLTNVICKRAATSDLEKSTGGIKIRRIEKTGTRKEYDANAKASSIGKGIVFGHLFDDVAREKFQSHSIFQNSRVQHIAAEAAGLLSKEANDSKNHYASIGPLDLSDKEQDSSLESEDDYDDEDNDETNGELLHHFFSSELANKMSTNDGECLTQEEIVGSSGNQKPLSSLDATTGGDLPISSAQHASVRTGGLEEAVAPKSCACSFCLKAAFMWMDLHYQDARSRLSVLKKSIKFARSLEEKCRGNEYAANVAGYESKRAVGVEFELSQQQRSLFLYTENALVRESTQLHSAFVKLKELRENCKTDLETLSNSSMRK; this comes from the exons ATGGCGGAAAACACCCACGGTAGTGGTCGCCACGTGCTTGGGGACTTGACAAATGTTATTTGCAAGCGAGCAGCCACATCAGATCTGGAGAAGAGTACAGGTGGGATAAAGATCAGACGGATTGAAAAGACTGGGACTAGGAAAGAGTACGATGCAAATGCAAAAGCTAGCAGTATTGGGAAAGGAATTGTATTTGGCCATTTGTTTGATGATGTTGCCAGAGAGAAATTTCAAAGCCATTCTATCTTTCAGAATAGTAGGGTTCAACACATAGCTGCCGAAGCAGCTGGACTCTTATCCAAGGAAGCCAATGACTCGAAGAACCACTATGCATCAATCGGTCCATTAGATCTCAGTGATAAGGAGCAGGATTCTTCACTTGAATCTGAAGACGactatgatgatgaagataatgatGAGACGAATGGTGAATTGCTGCACCATTTTTTCAGCTCAGAGCTAGCTAATAAAATGTCAACAAATGATGGTGAGTGCTTGACTCAGGAGGAGATAGTTGGGTCATCTGGAAATCAGAAACCTCTGTCTTCATTGGATGCTACGACAGGTGGTGACTTGCCAATTTCTAGTGCTCAGCATGCTTCTGTGAGAACTGGTGGTTTGGAAGAAGCTGTTGCCCCAAAATCTTGTGCTTGTTCTTTCTGTCTCAAGG CTGCTTTTATGTGGATGGATCTCCATTATCAGGATGCAAGAAGCCGGCTTTCTG TATTGAAGAAAAGCATCAAGTTTGCCAGGTCATTGGAGGAAAAATGTAGAGGAAATGAATATGCGGCCAATGTAGCTGGATATGAATCAAAGCGAGCTGTGGGAGTGGAGTTTGAACTATCTCAACAACAGAGATCACTCTTTCTTTATACAGAAAATGCCCTTGTCCGTGAGTCAACGCAGCTT CATTCTGCTTTTGTGAAACTGAAAGAATTGAGAGAGAACTGCAAGACAGATCTTGAGACGCTCAGCAATTCTTCAATGAGAAAATGA